The Haliotis asinina isolate JCU_RB_2024 chromosome 2, JCU_Hal_asi_v2, whole genome shotgun sequence genomic interval TGCCGTCTTCTAGCATGTGGCCCAAGAGATATCACGGAAATCCTAAAGCAAACCTTCCAGGCAGAAACAGACATGAAATCGGCGACGCTGAGCACCCTGAACGTGAGCCGACTCCAGGGCCTGATAGCTGGGATAAGCCGACTTTCTGTGATGACGAATGATGCTTTTATCCTCATCTTCTACATGGACGATGAAGACTGCTTCCAGACCATATCAGCATTCAGAGAACGAATCATTGAGATGAAGGGAGAGGACGTGCCATTACTGATTGTTGGCTACAACCGAGCCACGTCTGCACCACGGATCATGGGTCCAGAGACTGCAGATTGTCTGGTTACAATCGAGTGGGGTTTGAACTACAAGGAAGCCTCCGTGGGTCATCCAGAAGATCTGAAAGAGGTGTTAAAAGAGATGTTCAATATTATCGGAGCAAAGCAGTCATTGAAAAGTGCACTTGACCGCAGAATGACCAGTACTTGATGTGTTTAAACCTCTCAGGCGGGCCTAACACCCTTTTCAAAATTACAACATTGGTGAGTGTTTGACAAGGAAATGCCACGCGTGTGTAGCTGCCAGTATATTATTGGGATTTGAAATGTTCACAATGACAGTTATGATCATGTTAACACTCTGCCTCTTCCTCGAAAAGAGATGTACAATATCACCGGAGCTAAGCAGGCACTGAAAAGGGCAACTGACCGCAGAATGACCAATTCCTAATGTGTCTGGGTCTCAGCCTGAACGCTTTTTAAAAACCTACGTTATATATTTGCAGGAGTCGGTCCAACACATTAGCTCACGTGCATGAACAGCTACCAAGATATTGATGGCATTTATAATGTCCATGATAAGAATGATGATCACGTCGACAATCGGCCCctttactgaaataatttcataatgaTATCAATCTTCATTGTTGGCAAATTGTTcttgtttgtatgttgtattgtcatgtataGTGAAATGTTTAGAGTTACTTATTAATTTTAAAGTGACATCAGTGATaaactagttgttttactgtccttcgctgacatgTGTTTATGATATACCTTTGTTTATTATGAAATATAACTTGCGTTTAGTCACAATATGGATGCAATATTGAAGATGTGACTTGCCATTGAAAGGTGTACTTGTCCGCAGAATGAACAGTTTCTGTTGTGTTTGGTCCCGAGTCTCAAATTCTTTTAACAATTACATCGTTGAAAGGAGTGTAATAAAGAAGCGTTTCCGTTAAGATATTATATAATTATCAGATAACATTTGTAGGAGTCTGTCCAAAACTCCAGCTGCATGAATAGCTAACaagtttcattattatttcacaaTAATGTCTACCTTTattccatggtccctagtatcgTGCTCTACCTTctgctgttggcgatctatagcctgttttcatattttattgtcCAAAtacgggcggtggggtagcctagtggttaaagcgttcgcgcgtcacgccgaagacccgggttcgtttcccccgtgggtacaatgtgtgaggcccactttctggtgtccctccgccgtgatatcgctggaatattgctaaaagcggcgtaaaaccaaactcactcactattgtccaaatacagtcgaaccccatttacTCGAACCCCATTTACTCGGACCCTGCCTTCCGGACGAGTAGTAGTGTATTAGTGTATCAGGCTTCTTTAGAAATGCTATAAAATGCAAGTATCACCTTACTAGACTTGACATTCATTCGTGTTATCATCATGGAGTCTGCATTTTGTGAACATCTGAGTAGATGACAGTCCGATTCGAAGTGAATCTTGTTGGAAGGTATGAGATTGTGCAGTTAATCAGAAAGAGAAAGATTGAAACAGAATCTGCAGGTAGCTCTTTCACTCATATTGATGAGATGTTCGATATCATAAAAAGTGCCCACATTTGTCATGGAGGCAGAGACGAAATGGTAAAAGCATTAGTGATATATAAAAATGTCGCACTTGAAGCCATCACATTATTTAAATCCCTTTGCATAGAATGTCAAAAGAGGAGGAAACGTTACAATTAAAGGTGTTGTGAAACCTATCGTCTCCAAAGAGTACTTGTCCCGTGGACAGGTCTTGTGGACATGCAATCAGTGGATCATGGTTTACCAAGATCACTTTACTAAATTCTGTGTCCCTTGTCTACTCACCTCCAAAGGTGCAATCAGCTCGTGGATTACACGAGTATTCTCATTTTGTGGTGGTATACCATCAGCAGCTCTCTTCCGACACGGCCATCACTAAGTCGTACCACATGAGGTTCATTTCAGTGATCAGATCACAGAGGCAGTGAAATCTGACCAATTGGCACTTTGTAAAGCGCACCAAGTAGCAAGAAGACATCAGTGTTGCTAAACTGGGGGACAATATGGCCGTTTCTCTTCTCATGGTTGACAGGGGAAAAGGGTGATCGACGTAGCATTATGGGTGTGATTGTAGATAGGAGTGAGAATGACCTCAATAAAATTGGTGTGCAGGCACGTGTCCTGATAGGCAGATAGATAGTCAAGGAATCAATTTTACATTTGCACTCAGAACCTGCACACTCTCAATGCCATTCCCTCATAGAGGGAAACTGGACGAAGGCAAGCAGTGAAAACATTATCTAAATGTGGTGGCCATGGTTATGCAAgatgtatgtgttttgacaGTGGGACACAGTGTGCCACCAATAAGTGTAAATGTTAGGTTTTGGGGTTTGTTGGGTTTGTTGTGTAACAGCAGATGTCACAACAGAGTCAATAGTAAAAATTGCTGATGTTGTTTGTCTGTAATTTACTTCAGTGTCACTTATTGAATGGGTGTAAGTGTTACaggtttggttggttgggtaACAGAAGATGCCACAACAGAGTCCATTGTCAAAAACTgctgattttgtttttgtaatttaCTTCAATGTTAGTTACTAAACAGGTGTAAATGTTACAAGCTGGGTTTATTGTGTAACAGGAGATGCTACTTTCATGTATGTGATTGATATTGATTTGCATGTTTATGGTACGTAGTTAATACTGCTTCTTTTACATCAGAATATCGTGTGATTTTAatactgtttgaaataaagTCATTTGTGCTTCAATTTGAATTTGTTAGATATTTGCCCCTAATTTATTCAAACGGAACAGAACGCATGCTACTCTTGTCTTCTCAATATTCCCTATTCAACAATCAGAGAAcaagaatcatttccatggaagcgtttACCTAAGGAAGATTGAATTAATCTAATCTACCGGTATAAGTCTAATCTACCGGTATAAGTCTAATCTACCAGTATAAGTCTAATCTACCGGTATAAGTATTACTTATATAAGAAGCCTCATTGAACTCAGAACGAAACCTGTGCTAATCTTGTCTTCTCAATAATccctgcaacatatgtcatatttgggatttcactttcttggtaaagtacaaattctagtactttttttcggttgagtcccatccgggattcgaacccgcaccctcagagtcaggcacctaatagccagcacacaaagtcagccgcgctaacctgctcagccaccacgacttccacaaaaatgaaagtcggataACTGGTAGTTTAAACTGCGGGCTTTGTGTACCCCACTGATAAGTGTTAagtggcacggctcccacggccaaaagctatgattacacaatgccatttagaaagtggtcaattctaacatatgttatatttgggattacactttcttagtacagTATAAGTTCAAGTACTTTTTTtgtttgagttgagtcccatcctggTTTTGGAACCCACACCCCAGAGTGTGTCATATACATGGATATCTGTTTTGAATGAAAACAGTCAAATAGTCAGTCTATAACAAGATTATCATACGAAATGTGCATTCGATTGAAGTTGATTATCCATACTGCTtgtagaatgcctctcaaacaatTTAGTGTGAAGGCGTCCTGGGCAACATGAggcgtcatcatcatcatcatcatcatcatcatcatcatcatcaccaccaacaccagaaaaggacttAACACATATGGACATTCGTCATCTGATCGATGGACGACCAAGAAAGATAGAGCTGTGGCCTATCAGTAATTGattcatgatgatgatcatgatgatcatgatgatcttAATCATCATTGGAGCAGTATAACAGCAACTGACCACAATGACATGAACAGTCAAATTTATATCAGTATAAAAATCAATAAAGTTAGAAcctaaaaacctgtcatcaaaggaaatagtagtgagtgagttaatatttaacgtcacatcggcaatatttcagccacatcgtgacgagaaccattaatacCTAATACAGAATGGTAAATGGGAAAtacatctgtcaacgaaggacagttaAACAACTAGATTACTACAGATAGGTATTTAAACCTAGTAATTAAAATAACTTAAATTTAACTACAGAGGACGACACAATATAAAAAGAAACGGGCTATAtaccgccaacaactgaagatagatcaccataccagggtccatggggacttatagtaccTTTGTTACTCGCATGGACCttggttggatttacaccatccctcagtCGCTGGTGATTGTagaaatgtttaaaatgtagtaattatatatttaactttgaaagttttgggacttacgtaccctctcaggaggacaacaagtttacagtacttcaccaccctttgagggtacagccactagtGCGCTATTGTAAAATTAAATCACTATAGACAGTACAAAATGAAAACtagatcaccagcaactgaatGCAGATCACCATATCAGGACTtaaggggacttacagtacccttgctacctgcatggaccttagctCTATTTACACTATTTCTTCAGGTGCTGGCGATTATGGAGAAATTCAGCATAACCTTACAAGATCAAGTAACCAATATGTGAATGAATTCAATTTAAGTCTTGAACCGCCAAAGAAACGTCACCTACCATACGTTTTgccagatatgtttcatcttgATTAAGTTTTTATATATTAGTTGGACCTGGTTCGTAGCCAATGTTCAAGAAAATGTGGTTTCATATTCTGCATGTTGTCAAGACGCAGTTACCAAAGTTATGATGGGGCGAGATTGTGtgcgtatttcatgaaaatgacaatgcgCGTGCATCCCGAGGTGTCATCCCTATAACAAGAGCTATCGTTCACTATTccacagtatctacatgccacGGTTATCAAAGGAACAGATGGACCAAGCTTTAAGAAGACTGAATGCTGGCCACACTGCAAGATGTCTGAAattatttttctgttcatgttcgaacaatatACCGTCTGCAGCAACGAGTCCAAGCTACTGGATATATATTGGAAAGGAGACTCTGAGAGCGCTATCATGCAATACGACGCAAATAGCATATCACAGACAGGTAACTTTAAGTATAATATAGAGCTGTTGCGAGTATTATTGTATAATAATAATGCTTGTACACTAGTTGCACTTCATTCGTTGTTAGAACAGCAATAAACTTTTCTTTTGATAGTTAACGCTTTCTACATAGACAAAGAGGTAAATATTTATATCTTGATCATGAGTACTAATGACTGTATAAAAGACATGGATCAAATACCGAGTTAAGAACAAAGCTACTTTAACCGTGCAGATCTAATCCAGGATTTGGCTTGAGTTGTGTTTGTCAAAATGTGATTTTAGCTGTTTGAATCAAAGAATAATATATTGTTCACAACAAGATTGTTTTAGCAAACTGACTTGTGGAGTGCTGGTTGAGTTCTGTTTGTCATGGCCTGAAGATGGTGTTACATGGAACTAAACGTAGAACTCGCAAGATTGTTTGGACTGACCAAGTGACCAGTTTCATAACTGTTCTCCTGATGATGTTCAGGTAttgctgtgtgtgtatgtgaaagTGCCAAAGTGAATAACTATTAAAAGGTCCTGCAAATATTCTCACCCTGACCCGGTTATCCGGACCCGGTACTGTTTATAAAGAATATGCACACAAAATCCCATAACTACCGGAAAAGTCATATGTGCTGAGGTAAATGTGGGTTCTTTTTGTAAAAGAAATTAAAAGCAAGACACATGTAATCTGTTATGTACCGATAGTATAATGTCGGATATTGCAGCGATAAGTACAACTTCAAAGCCGATGTGTTTTCCAGACGACTAGTCATAATGAGCACTGTATTAGCCTTATCGTCAGACGGTTAAATTTTTCTAGCAAAAAGGGAAACGAGGAACAGCTTGTAGCAGTGGCGTccttttaatagataaataACAGATGCAACAAGCATTGGCGGACGTCAAGGATTGACAGAGCTTGATATGTACGGTGGGAGACTTTTGCCTGTACACAGTGGGAGACGTTAAATCTGAAAGCTCTATTAGCCAAGATACAAGCTCCTTTGCTTTTCCCCTGATATTCTGATAACAATAAAGtagttttattttgttgttcatATGTTGATTCAGAATGATACCTGTTTGTATCGTGATGGCGTTTTCAGAAAACTGTATAATCATGGCATATGGATTTAAACTCATGTTGCTGTGCCGTGGGATATGTAGCATATTGTGCAGTGTGAAGTGCTGTAAGGTTAAAAATGCATCTGTTATACAAGAAATGTGTCATTAACCCGTTATTGAGATTTGCGGTAATTTCGTGATGCTATCACTGCTTGGTAGTATATCAAGACATAATAAATGCCACATATGATATTCTTAAAGTAATTAACGGTCAATAATTAGAATCGACTAGTAGTGGTAACTCTCCGATCTCGAGGTGCGACATGAGACCATGGAATGATGTAACTTTAAACGAACCAGGAACATATGGCATATGGACATGTGACAAGGGCGGAGCAGACACCTTAAAAGATACCTTCTGTACTAGGAAGAAGAGCTCTGTTCTGTCCAAGTCATCTTGtatagtttgtttgcagtggAATGCTGCATTTTCTGTTGTAGTGAGAATAGCTCTCAGCTGGTGACGCTTTCCAGAAGGAACAAGTTACCTTGAGTTCTCTCCCTGGGAGGCCGTGCTAGAGACCACACACTAAGGAACCATGTACCAAGTTACTTGGAGTTCTCTCTCAGGGAGTCCCACGCAGGGGGCCAGTTATATACTCCGCTCAGTCACTGGGAGTCAACACGATGATGATTAACCGTGACTCATCAGTCACTGGAGGTATAGAAAGGGACAGAACGCCAAAGGCGACATGGGGTGGTGTGTGGGGTGGTGTGTGGCCCTGTCCAGTTCAGAATACAAaaacagttgaagttaagcaacattGGACGTATTGGGTTATTGAAtaggtgaccgtgtttggcggCTTAATTGACTCatgagtttctaggacttcagtccagTCACATAACGAAGTACATGTGGTCTCACGTTAGGCAAataatgggtacccggtggaataaGTCACGTGACTAATAACCTTGCGCCTCTGTTGCAggttgggttatccagggtaataacaGTCAAATTGTTAGCGCCATGAGCTTTCACTCAGTGAATGGGGTTTAGCTCATTATAAGAGcacttattatcatctatgaGTTAGtcaaaatcagataaaattAGGGATCAATGGCCCCGGCATGTTTGTGTCTTTAACCGCGCGTCAACAGCTGGAAGTCTGTGGGGTAGGAAGCGTGAATGAGTTCACAGTTTGAAGACAATTTGAGTGAAAAATGATCATTAACCATCATTGAAGAGTCACTGGAGGTATCACTATGGAGACAGCAGGCGACGGAACGACGTAAGTCAACAACCCGATATCATGATCGgatactgttttgtttttttgttgtcaaGTTAGATTTTTACCATAGAAGCATAGACATAAACAATGCCCAGGGCTGGCGAGGTAGACTAGGTAATCTCACGGATAGGAGACACATGAACACATCTGTCTTGGCTGTGCCACCCAAACGGTTTCTGGAGAGTATTTTGTGAACAGTTTTTAATGATTTTGTAACATTTTAGAATGTTTTCATCAGTTTTCAGAGGGTATTGGAATGATAATTCATACAGTACATGCATGAATGGTAACTTGGTTAGAGCAGTCGTATAATCTCACAGACATCATCGTTTCGACAAGCTGTGGGTTGTCTCTGTTCACAAATATTTATTGTTCGTGAAATGTCAGTGAACTACAAAGACAGACGTATCTACCTTAGTTTAATATGATAACAGTGAAAAAAATCGTTGATGTCACTTAACAATTGAAAGGTCAACAGTCGCTAGAAGTGTCGCCATGGAGATAATAGGATATGGGCGACAGCTGTATAGGGTGGCTCAAATTCAGATATTGTGAggaaatgttgtttgttttctcaaAACTGAGAGAAGCATGTAAACATAAAGGTCATGAAGGACCGTAATTCGTACAGTATTTAGATCCCATAGTGTCTTCAGAGATTTCAGCAGGTTTCTGGTGTTACATGATCTCGTTgttttgtatgtacatttaTGAGAATCTTATTGATTGCAGTTACATGCGCTCTTTGTTTTTTATAACGACAAGGTCCTATGGCATGTGGGCGACTGTCAGTCAGCATGGATCAATGGATATTACAAACATTGCGTGTTTATTATTCAACACGATGCCTAGTGAAATTGCAACTGTTCGATGACgtgaaaataatcgagtttcTTCAAGATAATCTATAGagtgacatcataagcatcgatgtTCACATATGGGATGCCATGACAGACATCAGTCAGCTTAGCGATCATTATCTCCAGCTCCCCTTAGTCAACTCTTATGGTGAGTATGAATGGCTGAAAACTCTCCTAGTCCGGATACTCTCCTAGTCCGGATACTCTCCTattccggatcttcacgggctcGAACAACCGTCTTCatcgtgacgaacaaacgctgaAACAGCATTGCTATCTAAACCCCCCTTTTCTTCTTATAGTCCGTGGGCCAGGCCCCTGAAAAGGTGTTGAACGGTATCACCCAGAGCGTCTAATTCAAGTGGTGTTTTTTATCGTAGAATAATGACATGTGCCTTGTTTGCACTGTGGTAGACTTCTTTGAATTTCAGCGTTTTCTTGAAATCGGTTGTGAAGTGGCGGTTCCCATTTTTCGCCAAAAATGTGAAGAAAAACGAAATTCTGAATTCCTGTGAGGGTTTTGTTTCGTATGCATCATAGAAACTCATATTAATCATGATTGGTACGCCAGTAACGCCAgtgcaataaacaataaagcTTAACTTTTTATAAAAGAGAGAAAAAGATCGTCAGATAAGACTATTATGGGATGAGAAGAGACACGCGTCAGTTTATTTGCCATATTTTCTGCGGTTGATATCAATGAATGgttttaatgtttcttttctgttaacattttgtgttttatgGAAGAGTATATAGTTAAGGTCAAAAAGATTATTATCATTAAATCAAACATTAAAGTCAGtgtcatgtttatatatatcaCCACAATTATCTATTCGTCCATCCACAACTAAAAGGCTTTTAATTCTGACGCTTTGTAGATACAGAAATCAAAGTTTTAATTAGCGACTTTGATTTTCAGGAATATCTATAGGTTTTATGTTGTTCGTGTTTCTATTATCAGATCATTTATGCAGAGACGTGTTTGCTTCTGTATATCTGAAGAATTGATATTTTCTCTGATATTCATGGTTTCCCGTTTTCAGTTTTTGGTTTTAGAGAGGTCACTCATGCTGCCTTGCCATTTAGACGCCCAGCAGTCCATTGAACATATGACTGTTGTACTCATTATATAAGCAACTTCATTATAACACCTGTATTGACGTTACACAGAGGTCATTTCAAATAGACTGGCTACCAAACGCAACGTTGCTTTAGTTTGTAAGACTGTAATAATTACATTGAAAACAACAGAAGTCTCTCTCAAAGAGGCCACAAGCCTACAGTACATATGCATGTATGATGGTGATAtgcataaaataaaaaaatatatatatatatttacatgcagTGATAAAGCATACAAGATTGCATTGTGAATTGATATGCCAAAGTTCTGTAGGATATTTTGATTTTACTGTTTATAAGAGTAGAGGTCTTTATTATACTTAGAAAGGTTTAATAGTATGTCTTAATATATTTATACTCTACTGACTGTAGTACCGACTTTGGCCACCCCATGGCTTGATACGAACAGTGAAAACAACCACTTGAAATCTAATATGTTGTGGTGTCTTACCAAAATCTTTCCTAtcatggtttgtaaataacaggTTGTATGGACGATACCAATAATATCCCGACGTAATTCATGCTTCCGATTAATCGACATTAAAAAATTGAGTCGAATTGAATTAAATTAACTGAATTAAAATGACTACTTAAATATTCTTTCTTTGAATTTTAAACGTGATTACATCACttgaacaagaagacaaagtcatcaatatccgcCGTGacggcaaaatactcttcatgaatatgacTACTAACTATGATTACcgtatgtcaatgttttggtgtgcatatgACAGAGTGGGAGGAGAATATTGTAAGGTTTTATAGTTCTACTCCGGAAAAGAGCACTCGCCCCAAATTCAGTCGAGGTCGAACCTGTTGCAGGGGAATcgcaaaacccaaaacaaaacaaaaccaaaccaaaacatagaaaaacaacaacaaaaaacgaCCGTGGACCATGTTTGATAAAGCTAGAGATCTGCTCTCGGGGAGATGACATCCCAAAGCCACAGCttcctaagtcatgtttccatgcaaaccgaaatatatgaaatattcatatctgggtctaatcTCCCAAatgcacatctagggatcatgcttgagcTTGATATGTGTAACAGGTTTGACAAAGCTAGCATATGTAGTTTAGGGGATCCGCTCTGGGCAAGATGACATGCTCACAGTCACAGCCTAAGTGATGTTTCCATGgataagtcatgtttccatggaaaccgcaaaACATTCTACAAACATTCATATCTAACTCCCAAAGACACATCTAGAGATCAAGCGTGACACTTGTATACCAAGTGTGGTTAAGCTATCACAAATAGTTTAGAAGATATGCTTCGCACAAAGTATGACGGACGCATGCGTTTATCACGCATTTCTTTCTCAAAATTCTTCACATacgttttcaaattttaaagtTTAGGCCCAATAGATTATGGCACCATTAACCATGAATCTTAACTTCaagattttcaaaatgtgtACATAAGAGAGACTGTGTTCTGCTGGTTTGGAGATGTACTCAACTTATCGATCTAAGGAGcaaaaaatcaaaaccaaacGTGAGCTGGGGTGAAAAACTTTGTTGTTGACCATGTTTTCAgaatttttcagttttgatacAAAATTAATTCGTCAGTACATGGTCACATGTTGGACTCAACGACATATGAGAACAACATTTGTTGTTCCATATGAAACCTGCAACACTTACATATGAAACCTCCAGTATGCTAGGACAAAGTGCTCCATGAGTACAGATGGTATAGCTGGACAAGCAAAtctgagtgactttagttttacgtcgaactcagcagtattccagctatctggcggcggtctgtaaataatcgagtctggaccagatagtccagtgatcaacagcatgagcgtcaaccaaatcaacaaccatgaccacccgatcccgttagccgcctcttacgacaagcatgggctgctgaagatcaataccAACACAGATCCTCACGGTTGCAGAAGTAACTGTTTGCACGTACATGCAGTTGCACCATGAGATGTATTTTCCACAGGCAGTTGGTGAACAGTGTGACGCTCTGTGATCGAGGGTAAAATAAAGCGGCAGCATGTAAGCTGCATATTAGCCGATATGTAAGTTCATTATAAGAATATTCAATTTTGGTTGAAGAAGCAATGTTTCGAAAATATAGCCAACAAAAATAAGAAACAAATgtagaaatgaaaaacaacatgttttt includes:
- the LOC137271626 gene encoding GTP-binding protein Rhes-like — its product is MAAGSGRFMNIVRSFSMSLTGRRERPTPKECRLLACGPRDITEILKQTFQAETDMKSATLSTLNVSRLQGLIAGISRLSVMTNDAFILIFYMDDEDCFQTISAFRERIIEMKGEDVPLLIVGYNRATSAPRIMGPETADCLVTIEWGLNYKEASVGHPEDLKEVLKEMFNIIGAKQSLKSALDRRMTST